One Bacteroidota bacterium genomic window carries:
- a CDS encoding RNA polymerase sigma factor: MTAIEFNYQLTSLSDNLQRFALSLTSNKEDAKDLLQETFAKAISYRDKYIDNTNLKAWTFTIMKNTFINNYRRASKANTTFDNTDDLFYLNLNRESRSETPESEISAKEINKAISELEDEFRIPFLMHTQGFKYKEIADELDLKIGTVKSRIFFTRKKLMEKLQDYAY, translated from the coding sequence ATGACAGCCATAGAATTTAATTATCAATTGACAAGCCTGAGCGACAACTTGCAGCGTTTTGCTCTAAGCCTTACTTCGAATAAAGAAGATGCCAAAGATTTGCTGCAGGAAACCTTTGCTAAAGCAATTTCATACCGCGATAAATACATCGACAATACCAACCTGAAGGCATGGACCTTTACCATCATGAAGAACACCTTCATCAACAATTACCGCAGGGCATCGAAAGCAAACACCACTTTTGACAACACCGACGATTTGTTCTACCTTAACCTGAACCGCGAAAGCCGTTCCGAAACGCCCGAAAGCGAAATATCAGCCAAGGAGATAAACAAAGCCATCAGCGAATTGGAAGACGAATTTCGTATCCCTTTTTTAATGCACACCCAAGGTTTTAAATACAAAGAAATTGCAGATGAGCTCGACCTTAAGATTGGCACAGTGAAAAGTCGCATCTTTTTTACCCGCAAAAAGTTGATGGAGAAATTACAAGATTACGCTTACTAA
- a CDS encoding MerR family transcriptional regulator — translation MGTYSIKDLERLSGIKAHTIRIWEKRYGMIEPDRTSTNIRSYCDLELKKILNISILNRHGLKISKIAELSGEEIASLVLKLTENPTDQDSQIESLYIAMIDMDESLFEKLLSRATIQMGFEQMVLQLLYPFFKRMGVMWQAGTITPAQEHFISNLVRQKFIVAIDSVVPNYSPVSKTFILYLPEKELHELGLLFLSYLLRKRGHRVIYLGAMLPLSSLVSMQKLKPTDYLVTSVVGSMEEDELQEYSQELAKEFKDTTIFFTGHQAQSLKKSPKNIKVVASVNDFIKIIDKLSA, via the coding sequence ATGGGTACCTATTCCATTAAAGATCTTGAGCGACTTTCGGGTATTAAAGCCCATACCATCAGAATTTGGGAAAAACGTTACGGGATGATTGAACCTGACCGAACCTCCACCAACATCCGTTCTTATTGTGACCTGGAACTCAAAAAAATCTTAAATATTTCGATATTAAACAGGCATGGCTTAAAAATTTCGAAGATAGCCGAATTATCTGGCGAAGAAATTGCCAGTTTGGTTTTAAAGCTTACCGAAAACCCTACCGACCAGGATAGTCAGATCGAAAGCCTTTACATTGCCATGATTGATATGGACGAAAGCCTTTTCGAGAAGCTGCTTTCGCGAGCAACCATACAAATGGGATTTGAGCAGATGGTTTTGCAATTACTCTATCCCTTCTTTAAGCGAATGGGAGTTATGTGGCAGGCAGGCACCATCACACCTGCCCAGGAGCATTTTATTTCCAACCTTGTACGCCAAAAATTTATTGTAGCTATTGACAGTGTGGTGCCTAACTATTCGCCGGTATCAAAAACCTTTATCCTCTATCTTCCAGAGAAGGAACTCCACGAACTTGGATTACTTTTTTTAAGTTACCTGCTCCGTAAAAGAGGTCACAGGGTTATTTACCTTGGCGCTATGTTGCCACTTAGCAGCCTGGTTTCGATGCAAAAATTAAAACCAACCGATTACCTGGTAACCTCTGTGGTAGGCTCCATGGAAGAGGACGAACTTCAGGAATACTCCCAGGAATTGGCAAAGGAGTTTAAAGATACCACCATCTTCTTTACCGGACATCAGGCCCAAAGTCTCAAGAAAAGTCCGAAGAACATAAAAGTAGTGGCATCCGTAAATGACTTCATTAAGATAATTGATAAACTCAGCGCCTAA
- a CDS encoding cation:proton antiporter, with product MLTSFAFIVLLALMLNYLFRKIGLPGLIGMIMAGILLGPSVLNLVDNHVIDLLGELKTVALIVILIRAGLGINRDTLNKIGKPAIRMSFIPGTIEGTTIMVVAHYLLDLSWIEGGLLGFIFAAVSPAVVVPAMLNLKDNKFGKKKEIPTLILAGASVDDVFAITIFGVFIGLASGNAINVPYLLFSVPVGILAGALIGAGLGYLLMLYFRKVHIRDTKKVIIFMVVSILFYEFTETPYIKQHIQIAGLLGIMAIGFVLLEKYSSVAGRLAIKFDKVWVLAEILLFVYIGTQIEIAALKSKLLLSGLIILLVGLLFRGFGVWLSLLGSKLNGKEKLFCMIAYIPKATVQAAIGAVPLSLIQSGTITSISETNGQAILALAVLSIVITAPLGAVGINYYGPRLLSKD from the coding sequence ATGCTTACAAGTTTTGCTTTTATTGTATTGTTGGCACTGATGCTGAATTATCTCTTCAGAAAAATCGGTTTGCCGGGACTTATCGGAATGATAATGGCTGGAATTCTTCTAGGACCTTCGGTTCTTAATCTGGTTGACAATCATGTAATCGATCTTTTAGGTGAACTAAAAACCGTGGCACTCATTGTCATTCTAATCCGGGCAGGTCTGGGTATTAATCGTGATACTTTAAATAAGATTGGAAAACCTGCCATTCGTATGAGTTTTATTCCCGGAACCATCGAGGGAACTACAATTATGGTTGTTGCGCATTATTTGCTTGACCTAAGCTGGATCGAAGGCGGATTGCTTGGCTTCATTTTCGCGGCAGTTTCGCCAGCTGTGGTTGTGCCGGCTATGCTCAATTTAAAAGATAACAAATTTGGTAAAAAGAAGGAGATACCGACGCTTATTCTTGCAGGTGCTTCGGTCGATGATGTATTTGCAATAACCATTTTTGGGGTGTTTATTGGACTTGCCAGTGGGAATGCGATCAATGTTCCTTACCTGCTATTTTCGGTGCCGGTTGGAATACTTGCCGGAGCATTAATTGGGGCGGGATTGGGTTATTTGTTAATGCTTTACTTTCGGAAGGTACACATCCGCGATACAAAGAAAGTGATCATTTTCATGGTAGTTTCGATTTTGTTTTATGAGTTTACGGAAACTCCATACATTAAGCAACACATTCAAATAGCTGGATTATTGGGTATTATGGCAATTGGTTTTGTGCTGCTGGAGAAATATTCGTCAGTGGCAGGTCGTTTAGCTATTAAATTTGATAAAGTATGGGTTTTGGCAGAAATTCTTCTGTTTGTTTACATTGGTACCCAGATCGAAATCGCGGCATTAAAAAGTAAGTTGTTGCTTTCGGGATTAATCATACTTCTGGTGGGTTTATTGTTCAGAGGCTTTGGCGTATGGTTGTCGCTACTGGGCTCGAAGCTGAATGGTAAAGAAAAACTCTTCTGCATGATAGCCTATATACCAAAGGCTACGGTACAGGCTGCAATTGGAGCGGTACCTCTTTCACTAATTCAGTCAGGCACTATCACTAGTATTTCCGAAACAAACGGACAGGCAATTCTTGCCCTTGCTGTGCTAAGTATTGTAATAACCGCTCCACTGGGGGCTGTCGGAATTAATTATTACGGGCCACGCCTATTAAGTAAGGATTAA
- a CDS encoding MTH1187 family thiamine-binding protein, producing the protein MSVLLEFAMFPTDKGESVSTYVSRIIKMIDESGESYQLTPMGTIVETQNLQQALELVHKAYMLLEPDCKRIYSSLKLDIRQGPEGRLAGKILSIEEKIGSVKK; encoded by the coding sequence ATGTCTGTTTTGCTTGAATTTGCCATGTTCCCTACCGACAAGGGAGAAAGTGTGAGTACCTATGTAAGCCGTATCATAAAAATGATTGACGAGAGTGGGGAGAGTTATCAACTCACTCCTATGGGTACCATTGTCGAAACTCAAAACCTGCAACAGGCGCTTGAACTTGTACACAAAGCCTATATGCTTCTTGAGCCGGATTGCAAGCGGATTTATTCATCACTTAAGCTCGATATACGTCAGGGACCAGAAGGGCGATTGGCAGGGAAAATACTTTCGATCGAAGAAAAGATAGGGAGTGTAAAAAAGTAA
- the pyrF gene encoding orotidine-5'-phosphate decarboxylase, which produces MDLKHLVEQIKKKQSFLCVGLDSDLEKIPTQLLSHKRPVFEFNKAIIDATAPYSIAYKPNTAFYESRGAEGWIDLELTANYIKTHYPEIFLIADAKRGDIGNTSGMYAEAFFKQMPFDSVTVAPYMGADSVKPFLAFKNKFVILLALTSNESAADFQYFSNRENIPLFTEVIKKSSNWGTPENLMFVVGATKASMLSHIREYAPNNFLLVPGVGAQGGSLQEVAKYGMTNNCGLIVNASRSILFAGKGEQFAEASAREAQNMQSEMAELLKTYTT; this is translated from the coding sequence ATGGACTTAAAACATCTGGTTGAACAGATTAAAAAAAAACAAAGCTTTTTGTGTGTTGGCCTCGACAGCGATCTTGAAAAAATACCCACACAGCTTTTATCGCACAAAAGACCTGTTTTTGAGTTTAACAAGGCCATTATCGATGCCACTGCTCCCTATTCCATTGCATACAAACCCAACACTGCCTTTTATGAATCGCGGGGAGCCGAAGGATGGATTGATCTGGAACTTACTGCCAACTACATTAAAACTCATTATCCCGAAATTTTTCTGATTGCCGATGCCAAACGTGGCGATATCGGAAATACATCGGGTATGTATGCCGAAGCTTTTTTTAAGCAAATGCCCTTCGATTCAGTTACCGTAGCACCATACATGGGTGCCGATTCCGTAAAACCATTTCTGGCATTCAAGAACAAATTTGTCATTCTGCTTGCACTCACTTCGAACGAAAGTGCGGCTGATTTTCAATACTTCAGCAACCGCGAGAACATTCCGCTTTTTACCGAAGTTATTAAGAAATCCAGCAACTGGGGTACCCCTGAAAATTTAATGTTTGTGGTAGGAGCTACCAAAGCCTCTATGCTCTCACACATCAGGGAATATGCACCCAATAATTTTTTGCTTGTTCCGGGTGTCGGGGCCCAGGGTGGTTCGCTTCAGGAAGTAGCCAAATATGGCATGACAAATAATTGCGGATTAATTGTCAATGCCTCTCGTTCCATTTTATTCGCCGGTAAGGGTGAGCAATTTGCAGAGGCTTCTGCCAGAGAAGCACAAAACATGCAATCTGAAATGGCTGAATTATTAAAAACATATACTACCTAA
- the larE gene encoding ATP-dependent sacrificial sulfur transferase LarE encodes MLLNKALSCEALLKDWFKEHPRVLVALSGGVDSCLLSYLARKYCGKQNAVALIGVSPSLKQRELENAKHFCNNHDIVLQEIFPDELSDPNYAANPVNRCYFCKHALFTTMHSVRQYQYPDFELINGSNLNDLGDFRPGLAAAQELQALSPLILCGFDKESIRILAQHYQLEVWDKPASPCLSSRFPYGESITVEKLKMVEKAEDLLLDKGFSSVRVRYIQSAARIEVPLSELEKLNLLKTELQDSFKSIGFYHLEIDQEGLVSGKLNKEINRL; translated from the coding sequence ATTTTGTTAAACAAGGCACTTTCTTGCGAAGCCCTATTAAAAGATTGGTTCAAGGAGCATCCCAGGGTACTTGTGGCGCTTTCTGGTGGGGTCGATTCCTGCCTGTTAAGTTACCTGGCCAGAAAATATTGCGGCAAGCAAAATGCAGTGGCGCTTATTGGGGTTTCTCCTAGTTTAAAACAACGCGAACTCGAAAATGCAAAGCATTTTTGCAATAATCACGATATTGTTTTGCAGGAAATCTTTCCTGATGAGCTATCCGATCCTAATTATGCCGCCAACCCGGTTAACCGATGTTACTTCTGCAAGCATGCACTCTTTACTACCATGCATTCCGTAAGGCAGTATCAATACCCTGATTTTGAGTTGATAAATGGTAGCAACCTGAACGATTTGGGTGATTTTCGGCCAGGATTAGCTGCAGCTCAGGAGTTGCAGGCCTTAAGTCCACTAATTTTGTGTGGTTTCGATAAAGAATCAATCCGTATTCTCGCTCAGCATTACCAATTAGAGGTTTGGGACAAACCAGCCAGTCCTTGTTTAAGCAGTCGCTTCCCTTATGGCGAATCCATTACCGTAGAGAAGTTAAAGATGGTGGAAAAGGCTGAAGATTTATTGTTGGACAAGGGTTTTAGCTCGGTGCGTGTTCGCTATATCCAATCCGCAGCCAGAATTGAGGTGCCGCTTAGCGAACTCGAAAAATTGAATTTGTTGAAGACTGAACTGCAGGATTCTTTCAAGTCCATTGGCTTTTATCATCTCGAAATCGACCAGGAAGGACTTGTTTCGGGTAAGCTGAACAAAGAAATTAATCGATTGTAA
- a CDS encoding O-methyltransferase: protein MIVNRPLEDYLVQHSSQEDPLLKELSRETHLKAINPRMLSGHLQGKLLEYISRMIQPLRILEIGTYTGYSTICLARGLKNGGHLHTIECNDEIVRIPKKYFKKAGLESNITLITGNALEIIPKLDEIYDLVFIDANKQEYLQYFELCLEKTRSGSTILVDNVLWDGKVLNADLNPDADTKAIMDFNQKLVTDARVEVLMLPLRDGISIIRKL from the coding sequence ATGATAGTAAATAGGCCTTTGGAAGATTACCTAGTCCAGCATAGTAGTCAGGAGGATCCGCTGCTTAAAGAACTCAGCCGCGAGACCCACCTGAAAGCTATTAACCCTCGAATGTTATCAGGACACCTTCAAGGAAAGCTTCTTGAGTATATCAGCAGAATGATTCAACCTTTGCGCATACTTGAAATAGGCACCTACACCGGCTACTCCACCATTTGTCTGGCAAGAGGATTAAAAAATGGCGGACACCTTCATACCATCGAATGCAACGATGAAATTGTCCGCATACCAAAAAAGTACTTTAAAAAAGCGGGACTTGAGTCCAACATCACCCTGATTACTGGTAATGCCCTGGAAATTATTCCGAAACTCGATGAAATATACGATCTGGTATTTATCGATGCCAACAAGCAGGAGTACTTGCAGTATTTTGAACTTTGCCTCGAAAAAACACGAAGCGGCTCAACAATACTTGTCGACAATGTACTTTGGGATGGCAAGGTATTAAACGCAGATCTGAACCCTGATGCCGACACAAAAGCCATCATGGATTTCAACCAGAAGTTAGTTACCGATGCAAGGGTGGAGGTTCTAATGCTTCCTCTGCGAGATGGAATCAGCATTATACGCAAACTTTAA
- the folE gene encoding GTP cyclohydrolase I FolE encodes MNAQNKTTVYAENTESIRSREFLKIISPSDEPKLDRNDLHLDTEMQDTETRINLISNHFAEIMRLLGLDLEDESLRDTPKRVAKMYVNEVFSGLNPANKPSVTLFDNSYNYNEMLIEKNVKVHSYCEHHFVPIIGKAHVAYISNGKVIGLSKINRIVDFFSRRPQVQERLTVQIAEELKKALQTEDVAVVITADHMCVTLRGIKDQDSSTYTSSFHGKFKEPEYRREFLDQVKQA; translated from the coding sequence ATGAATGCACAAAATAAAACCACGGTATATGCAGAAAATACCGAATCGATACGCTCGCGCGAATTTTTAAAGATTATCTCCCCTTCTGACGAACCCAAACTCGACCGAAACGATTTACATCTCGACACAGAGATGCAAGATACTGAAACCCGCATCAATCTGATATCAAATCACTTTGCCGAGATTATGCGACTATTGGGTCTTGACCTGGAAGACGAGAGTTTGCGCGACACACCCAAAAGAGTAGCGAAAATGTATGTCAACGAAGTTTTTAGCGGGTTAAACCCTGCCAACAAACCGAGTGTCACATTATTCGACAACAGTTACAATTACAACGAAATGCTGATTGAGAAAAACGTGAAGGTACATTCGTATTGCGAACATCACTTCGTTCCAATCATAGGCAAAGCCCATGTAGCTTACATTTCGAACGGTAAAGTAATTGGATTATCGAAAATTAACCGTATTGTCGATTTCTTCAGCCGCAGGCCACAGGTGCAGGAACGCCTGACTGTGCAAATAGCCGAAGAACTTAAAAAAGCTCTTCAAACCGAAGATGTAGCAGTGGTGATAACAGCCGACCATATGTGTGTTACCCTGCGTGGAATAAAAGACCAGGACAGCTCGACCTATACCAGTAGCTTTCATGGCAAATTTAAAGAACCGGAATACCGGCGGGAGTTTCTCGATCAGGTCAAACAAGCATAA
- a CDS encoding insulinase family protein, producing MEGSIYELGNGIKLIHKQTDSPVAHCGLMINTGSRDEKDSEFGITHLIEHLIFKGTRKRKAYHILSCMEDVGGELNAFTTKEETCIHTSFFNNYYSRAFELLRDIVFNSVFPEKEIIKEKEVVIDEINSYKDSPLELIFDDFEELVYKGHPMANNILGSAESMQSITRNDILKFYQQNYSTQQMVIASVGKLDFKKVKHYFEKHFSDIPTRAATNPRSEFQVKNYQASFLQVDKDTHQTHCIVGGPAYSFNDEKRLILHLLNNYLGGPGLNSKLNLSLREKRGYAYNVEANYTTYSDTGIVSIYFGTDEKDLKKSLALTHRELAALRNKCLGPNQLQRTKRQLIGQIAMSAENNENQMLSIAKSLLVYNKVDELEEVCKKIEQITASQIMEVANEIFDEKNLSVLVFK from the coding sequence ATGGAGGGTAGCATATATGAATTGGGAAATGGCATAAAACTCATTCACAAGCAAACCGATTCGCCGGTAGCACATTGTGGATTGATGATTAATACCGGTTCGCGCGACGAAAAGGATTCGGAGTTTGGGATTACCCACCTAATCGAACACCTTATATTTAAAGGAACACGTAAACGTAAAGCCTATCATATTCTCAGCTGCATGGAAGATGTGGGTGGTGAGCTGAATGCATTTACCACCAAAGAAGAAACCTGCATCCACACCAGTTTTTTCAATAATTATTATTCAAGGGCTTTCGAACTGCTTCGCGACATCGTATTCAACTCCGTTTTTCCGGAGAAGGAAATCATTAAAGAAAAAGAAGTAGTAATTGACGAAATTAACTCCTACAAGGATTCGCCTCTCGAACTGATTTTCGACGATTTTGAAGAATTGGTTTACAAAGGACATCCCATGGCCAACAACATACTTGGATCAGCCGAAAGTATGCAAAGCATTACCCGTAATGACATTTTAAAATTCTATCAGCAAAACTACTCAACCCAACAAATGGTGATTGCCTCTGTTGGAAAGCTTGATTTTAAAAAAGTCAAGCATTATTTCGAAAAACATTTTTCCGATATCCCAACCCGCGCTGCCACCAACCCAAGAAGTGAATTTCAGGTTAAAAACTATCAAGCTTCATTTTTGCAGGTTGATAAAGATACTCACCAAACCCATTGCATTGTAGGAGGGCCGGCTTATAGTTTTAACGACGAAAAAAGGCTGATACTACACCTTTTAAACAATTACCTAGGTGGACCAGGACTAAATTCGAAACTCAACCTGAGTCTGCGCGAAAAAAGAGGCTATGCCTATAATGTCGAAGCCAATTACACAACCTATTCCGACACAGGCATTGTGAGCATTTATTTTGGCACCGATGAAAAAGATTTAAAAAAAAGCCTGGCACTGACACATCGCGAACTGGCAGCCTTACGCAACAAATGCCTTGGTCCAAACCAACTGCAAAGAACCAAGCGCCAATTGATCGGCCAAATAGCCATGTCGGCCGAAAACAACGAAAACCAGATGCTTTCCATCGCAAAAAGTCTGCTGGTATATAATAAGGTAGACGAACTGGAAGAAGTATGTAAAAAAATAGAGCAGATCACAGCCTCTCAGATTATGGAAGTAGCCAACGAAATTTTCGACGAAAAAAATCTTTCGGTGTTGGTATTTAAATAA
- a CDS encoding phosphoribosylformylglycinamidine cyclo-ligase: protein MSKAERYGSRGVSTQKEDVHSAIADIDSGLYPNAFCKILPDYLTNDPDYCIVMHADGAGTKSSLAYIYWRETSDFSVWKGIAHDSVIMNLDDLLCVGATNNILLSSTIGRNKLKIPGSVIMHILKGYDELIKELAKHGVHLHLTGGETADVGDLVRTIIVDSTVACRMPRKDVVVNNIQPGDVIVGLSSFGQASYEKQYNGGIGSNGLTSARHDMFKNHLALKYPESYDDLLPQSLVYTGKFDLTDDIPSLGVDAGQLVLSPTRTYAPIIKLVLEKLRPHIHGMIHCSGGAQTKVLKFVDKLHIIKDNMFEVPPLFRMLQKQSGTDWSEMYEVYNMGHRFEIYLPEQYAQSVIDISKSFQVDAQIVGRVEAATEKKLTISSEFGTFEY, encoded by the coding sequence ATGAGCAAAGCAGAACGTTACGGCAGCAGAGGAGTTTCGACACAAAAAGAAGATGTGCATTCGGCCATTGCTGACATAGACAGCGGTTTGTACCCCAATGCTTTCTGCAAAATTCTGCCCGACTACCTTACCAACGATCCCGATTATTGTATTGTGATGCATGCCGATGGGGCCGGAACAAAATCATCTTTAGCCTATATTTATTGGCGCGAAACGAGCGACTTTTCGGTCTGGAAAGGAATTGCCCACGATTCGGTAATCATGAACCTCGACGATCTTTTGTGCGTAGGTGCCACCAACAACATTTTACTTTCATCGACCATAGGCCGTAATAAGCTAAAAATACCCGGCTCTGTAATTATGCACATCTTAAAGGGTTATGACGAACTGATTAAAGAACTGGCCAAACATGGTGTACACCTGCACCTTACCGGAGGCGAAACAGCCGACGTAGGAGACCTTGTGCGCACCATCATTGTCGATTCAACAGTCGCTTGCCGTATGCCACGGAAAGATGTGGTTGTAAACAATATACAGCCAGGAGATGTGATTGTAGGGCTTTCTTCTTTCGGACAAGCCTCCTATGAAAAACAATACAACGGCGGTATTGGCAGCAACGGACTTACTTCGGCCCGTCACGATATGTTTAAAAACCATCTGGCACTGAAATACCCCGAAAGTTACGACGACCTGTTGCCCCAATCGCTTGTGTATACTGGAAAATTCGATTTGACAGATGACATACCCAGCTTAGGAGTCGATGCCGGACAATTGGTACTCTCTCCTACCCGCACCTATGCACCAATTATCAAATTGGTACTTGAAAAATTAAGACCTCATATACACGGAATGATTCATTGCTCCGGCGGTGCGCAAACGAAAGTGTTAAAATTTGTAGACAAGCTGCACATCATCAAGGATAATATGTTTGAAGTACCACCGCTATTCAGAATGTTACAAAAACAATCCGGCACCGACTGGTCGGAGATGTACGAAGTATACAACATGGGGCATCGTTTCGAGATCTACTTACCTGAACAATATGCCCAAAGTGTAATCGACATTTCTAAGTCTTTTCAGGTAGATGCGCAAATAGTTGGGCGTGTGGAAGCGGCAACAGAAAAAAAACTAACCATTAGCAGCGAATTTGGCACTTTTGAATATTAG
- the prfA gene encoding peptide chain release factor 1, protein MSENFILEKLRGINQRFIEVGDLITQPDIVSDMQRYVKLNKEYKDLEPIIEAYKKFENLLSNIADAREILNSEKDEEMREMAKAELEALQQQVEPIEEEIKILLLPSDPEDSRNVTLEIRAGTGGDEASIFAGDLLRMYNKYCESKGWKSEVISFSEGTSGGYKEIILNVSGLKVYGTLKYESGVHRVQRVPQTETQGRIHTSAATVAALPEADEFDIELKNEDIKRDEYCSSGPGGQSVNTTYSAIRLTHIPTGVVVTCQDQKSKLKNLEKAMKELRTRLYNLEYQKRMDEIAAKRKTLVSTGDRSAKIRTYNYPQGRVTDHRINLTLYNLQAVVNGDIQEIIDKLQMAENSERLKESGMA, encoded by the coding sequence ATGAGCGAGAATTTTATTTTAGAAAAACTTAGAGGAATTAATCAACGTTTTATTGAGGTTGGCGATTTAATTACCCAACCTGATATTGTTTCAGACATGCAACGCTATGTCAAACTCAATAAAGAATATAAAGACCTTGAACCGATTATTGAGGCGTACAAAAAATTCGAAAATCTGTTGAGTAATATAGCCGATGCACGCGAGATATTAAATTCCGAAAAGGATGAAGAAATGCGTGAAATGGCCAAAGCCGAACTCGAAGCTTTGCAACAACAGGTAGAACCTATTGAGGAAGAAATTAAAATACTACTGCTTCCATCTGACCCGGAAGACTCGCGCAATGTTACGCTCGAAATAAGGGCAGGCACAGGAGGTGATGAGGCCAGTATTTTTGCCGGCGATTTATTGCGTATGTACAACAAATACTGCGAATCGAAAGGTTGGAAATCAGAAGTAATTAGCTTTAGCGAGGGTACATCCGGCGGCTATAAAGAGATTATACTCAATGTTTCAGGGCTGAAGGTTTATGGCACACTCAAATACGAATCGGGAGTGCACAGGGTACAAAGGGTTCCGCAAACCGAAACCCAGGGACGCATTCACACTTCGGCAGCTACTGTGGCCGCTTTGCCCGAAGCAGATGAGTTTGATATCGAACTAAAAAACGAAGACATCAAGCGCGACGAATATTGTTCGTCAGGACCTGGCGGCCAATCTGTTAACACCACTTATTCAGCCATTCGTCTGACACACATTCCAACTGGTGTTGTTGTAACCTGCCAGGACCAGAAATCGAAGCTTAAAAACCTCGAAAAGGCCATGAAAGAACTCCGCACCCGGCTTTATAACCTCGAGTATCAAAAACGTATGGATGAAATAGCTGCCAAGCGGAAAACTCTGGTATCGACCGGCGACCGTTCGGCAAAAATCAGAACCTATAATTATCCTCAAGGAAGGGTAACCGACCACCGAATTAACCTAACGCTTTATAACCTTCAAGCGGTTGTTAATGGCGACATTCAGGAAATAATCGACAAATTGCAGATGGCTGAAAACTCCGAGCGCCTTAAGGAAAGTGGTATGGCTTAA